A stretch of DNA from Bactrocera neohumeralis isolate Rockhampton unplaced genomic scaffold, APGP_CSIRO_Bneo_wtdbg2-racon-allhic-juicebox.fasta_v2 ctg7476, whole genome shotgun sequence:
ATAAATTTTCTGCAACTAGAATATGGAATGTTGATGAGACAGGAGTGTCTATCGTGCAAAGTAAGCAGCCAAAAATTTTAGCAGCAAAAGGCAAATTGGTTGCATGACTTCAGCAGAAAGAGGATCTCTCATAACAGTTATAAGCTGCATGAGCGCAGGAGGAGCCTTTGTTccaccatttttcatttttccaagaaaaaaaCCCTCTCCGCTTTTAATGAAACATGCTCCCCCTGGTTCCGATTCTGCTTGTCACATATCGGGATGGATACAAATACCAATATTTACCGCGTGGTTTGATCACTTTTTGCGATTCACTAATCCATCAAAGGAGAACCCAATCTTGCTTATTTTAGATGGCCACTACAGTCATACGCGAAATGTTGATGTTTTGGATAAGGCTCGTCAAAATGGCGTCATTATCTTATCATTGCCACCTCATTGTACACACAAAATGCAACCCTTAGATAAAGCATTTATGGGTCTTCTTAAAACATATTACAATGACGAAATAAGACGATTTATGCGAAAGCAAGGCCGAAAGGTGACACAATTTGATGTAGTTGAGCTGTTTTCAAAGGCTTATCTGAAAGTTCAAACGGCACAGATAGCAATTAATGGGTTCAAATGCACTGGTATCTATCcctttgataaaaatattttcccggAAAGTGATTTTATGGAGCAACGCCAAGAAAATCCGCTGAAAGATACTCAACCTAtagaagatatatttttagaagaaCCAGTGGCCAGCACAAGTAGGGCAGCGATGAAAAATTTCGTCACACCTTGGCAGATATCCCCACCACCTAAGCTAAAACTGTCTACCAGCTCCAGAGGCAAACGATCAGAATCGACAGTGTTAACAACATCACCGTATAAAGCGCTTTTGGAGCAAAGCATCAGAAATGTTGAAAAGCGCAAGAAAAAAGGAAATGTAAAAGACATACCGCATTCACGTAAAACCAAAACACAACGGGCAACCAAAACTAGGGAAACTTCTTCGAGCGAGTCGGAAAAAAGCTTGCATCTTCCCAGTTCAGATGAGGAATGTTGGGCGGAAACACCACCTAGTAAGGATACTGCGTGCgctttttgcaacaaaaactttGAGACGGATAAAGGAAGTATTGCTTGGGTATCATGTTTGCTATGCGACTTAGTTTGGGCACATAGCAAATGTCTCCCTAAGCGTCAAGCAATATTTGTTTGCGAGTCCtgccaaacattttaaaattaaaaacagtacacatttttttgaatcCTTGATTGtttctatgtacatacttgaatagtcatgtttttttttattcttaatgaattatattacaacaatacaaaatgtcgcttttttgtttttaataaatgtattatttagcAATtcgttcttattttattttttttaaggaaagctTATAGGTAatgttatatagtatatcactTTACCTGACATAGTATATCACATTACCCATACATTTTGGCGAAGTCGCTTTTTCGACCATCTATAGTTTAATTGAGTTATCTTTCAAAGTACTTGAGATACCGAAATATCCCTTTGAGATATATTGCGCAATGAAGCAAGGAATAGtattgcataatttttgtaagtattagtttatgaaattttaagtaATAGTAGAAAAACTTATACCCATATCACAATACCCAAACTTACTCTACTGCTCATaaattgcgcgcaaaaccacaaatgaaaataaaataaatattacattgtttatatggaaatgcttaAGCAGCACGCACCGACAGGAATTAAACAAACATGTATAAACTCGTTTATCTCATTCGACGTTCAATCGTACACAACAAATCCGAACAAATATTCAATGAACCAGCCGATTGATACAGGAATGCACAATTTgggttatttaacaaaaacttgttaaaacATGGTAGATATCAACGAGTactaataactattaaaatgcgaaagtgtgtctgttgcctttttatttgtttgtttgtgtctactttcattatgaaacggagcgaccgattgacatgattttcattttttctatattcaataaaataggacaggtgagaaatatagaaccgagtttgagcaatcttttaattcatattagttcagtggcgtagctagggggggcgaagggggccgtggccctgggcgcaacgtcttgggggcggaaaaaatgtcattaaaaactccaattcgggcaaaaatatctgcaaattgtgtcaaaagtgtacaagatatagggcgaaaatgggttttttctatggcttttaataagatgtgttgtaaatttactatcaatttcctcaaacaccgtattgtgagaattttggaacttcagaatttgcgtggcttgtagttcataaattttatatacttaatatcgaaaatattttgtaaaaattaacttttgttcgaaccacctcatgaaacttgtaggtaggtagataaaggggggcggcagaacatccttggccccgggcgcccgaagttgtagcactgtattagttgatgttcacaagatgttgttgagagtcgagagctcattcAGTCGTtttctaagaggcctcctagctaaatagaATTACAAATCACCCCcaaggcctctacacaacgcccccattttctttctgggtctcttaccgccccccttatACCTGCAGAGCCCACAAGGGgtcgttatcgcccactttgggaaagacTGATCTATGTACTAATACATCGTATTTGTctaaaactaataatttaatgtttatattGCAAAGGAGTTAAATTTTGATTTGGGATAGGATGCTGTGTTATCC
This window harbors:
- the LOC126767524 gene encoding uncharacterized protein LOC126767524; the encoded protein is MTSAERGSLITVISCMSAGGAFVPPFFIFPRKKPSPLLMKHAPPGSDSACHISGWIQIPIFTAWFDHFLRFTNPSKENPILLILDGHYSHTRNVDVLDKARQNGVIILSLPPHCTHKMQPLDKAFMGLLKTYYNDEIRRFMRKQGRKVTQFDVVELFSKAYLKVQTAQIAINGFKCTGIYPFDKNIFPESDFMEQRQENPLKDTQPIEDIFLEEPVASTSRAAMKNFVTPWQISPPPKLKLSTSSRGKRSESTVLTTSPYKALLEQSIRNVEKRKKKGNVKDIPHSRKTKTQRATKTRETSSSESEKSLHLPSSDEECWAETPPSKDTACAFCNKNFETDKGSIAWVSCLLCDLVWAHSKCLPKRQAIFVCESCQTF